A single region of the Thermoanaerobacterium aotearoense genome encodes:
- a CDS encoding DUF6514 family protein yields the protein MYYKRVSEYVSTINYGDKTIVRKYAVVKSEVKVFNGGENVDLPSYGIEIVEQITEKGIVKEELGDVVVHVSPYKDKVEDMAKRFCIDDLSPLHLSDVIDDLYYQYIYMITMNTQMSAKLQYEGLKPSFFIAILSL from the coding sequence ATGTATTACAAAAGAGTAAGCGAGTACGTATCGACAATAAACTATGGTGACAAGACGATAGTGAGGAAATACGCTGTAGTAAAATCAGAGGTAAAAGTATTTAATGGCGGCGAAAATGTTGATCTGCCGTCGTACGGAATCGAAATTGTGGAGCAGATAACCGAGAAGGGTATAGTGAAAGAAGAGCTTGGTGATGTAGTAGTTCATGTAAGTCCATACAAAGACAAAGTGGAAGATATGGCAAAAAGATTTTGTATCGATGACTTGTCACCACTGCATTTATCAGACGTAATAGATGATCTTTACTACCAATACATATATATGATTACGATGAATACGCAAATGAGTGCAAAATTGCAATATGAGGGCTTAAAGCCTTCTTTTTTTATTGCAATTTTAAGTTTATAA
- a CDS encoding ATP-binding protein yields the protein MTKEYISKLTDDLKNIIIYKNIMKDATVDKAIKILNLLVSEKVDEGKVYELYRDLFSDLSNYAVANNVYSEIWKSKIDELVKIDENIFSMLSEKFGQDYIDETLKMAAKMELEYLKNLSEVDFADCLRECLIFNAISWERLLASYERDRQYLIDLNNADDVAKYYRENGCGIYGAYRAFRWLDGEIVGVENPDPIEFEDLVGYEDEHRIVIDNTERFLRGLPASNILLYGDRGTGKSSTVKAVLNMYYKRGLRLIEVSRQDLLDLNKIISFISKRGLKFILFLDDLSFEENETEYKILKSTLEGGIEKLPTNVLIYATSNRRHMIKEYLTDNAQSEIHSLDTKQEKLSLADRFGITVTFTSPGKEEYLKIVESLAQKYHIDLDRDTLIRESMRWSSWHNGMSPRTARQFIDHLRTC from the coding sequence GTGACCAAAGAGTATATATCTAAGTTAACAGATGACTTAAAAAATATCATTATATACAAAAATATAATGAAAGATGCCACAGTAGACAAAGCCATAAAAATTTTGAATTTACTTGTCAGTGAAAAAGTGGATGAAGGCAAAGTCTACGAGCTGTACAGAGATTTATTTTCAGATTTGTCAAATTACGCTGTAGCGAATAATGTGTATTCTGAGATCTGGAAATCGAAGATAGATGAATTGGTAAAAATCGATGAAAATATATTTAGCATGTTATCTGAAAAATTTGGACAAGATTACATTGATGAAACATTGAAGATGGCTGCAAAAATGGAGCTTGAATACTTAAAAAACCTTTCGGAAGTGGATTTTGCGGATTGTCTTAGAGAGTGTTTGATATTTAATGCAATTTCATGGGAACGTCTTTTAGCATCATATGAAAGAGATAGACAATATTTGATAGACTTGAATAATGCTGATGATGTGGCAAAATACTATAGAGAAAATGGTTGTGGCATATACGGAGCCTACAGGGCATTTAGATGGCTTGATGGGGAAATTGTCGGTGTAGAAAATCCTGATCCTATTGAATTTGAAGATCTGGTAGGATATGAAGATGAGCACAGAATTGTCATAGATAACACAGAAAGGTTTTTGAGAGGTTTACCGGCCTCAAACATTTTGCTTTATGGAGATAGAGGAACTGGCAAATCTTCAACTGTAAAGGCTGTATTGAATATGTACTATAAAAGAGGTCTTAGGCTTATTGAGGTAAGTCGCCAAGATCTTTTGGATCTGAATAAAATTATAAGTTTCATAAGCAAAAGAGGACTTAAGTTTATCTTGTTTTTGGACGATTTATCGTTTGAAGAAAATGAGACTGAATATAAAATTCTAAAATCAACACTTGAAGGTGGTATAGAGAAACTTCCTACCAATGTTTTAATATATGCCACTTCAAATAGAAGGCACATGATAAAAGAGTATTTAACTGACAATGCACAAAGTGAAATTCACTCATTAGATACAAAACAAGAAAAACTTTCATTGGCAGATAGGTTTGGAATAACTGTTACTTTTACATCGCCTGGCAAAGAAGAATATTTAAAAATAGTCGAATCTTTAGCACAAAAGTACCATATTGATTTAGACAGAGATACATTGATAAGAGAATCGATGAGATGGAGCTCTTGGCATAATGGCATGTCACCAAGAACCGCCAGACAATTTATCGATCATTTAAGAACTTGCTGA
- a CDS encoding secondary thiamine-phosphate synthase enzyme YjbQ, whose amino-acid sequence MEVIKIDTPSRETIIDITDEVRKIVGASGIKDGICFIHVPHTTAGISINENADPDVKEDVLKGLNEIIPKIRFRHLEGNSDAHIKSVLVGTSISVMIENGDMQLGTWQGIYFCEFDGPRHRKVYVKIV is encoded by the coding sequence ATGGAAGTTATTAAGATTGATACGCCATCAAGAGAGACTATTATTGATATAACTGATGAAGTGAGAAAAATTGTAGGAGCAAGCGGCATTAAAGATGGCATTTGCTTCATTCATGTGCCACACACTACGGCCGGTATATCGATAAATGAAAATGCTGATCCCGATGTAAAGGAAGATGTATTAAAAGGTCTTAATGAGATCATTCCGAAAATAAGATTCAGGCATTTAGAAGGAAATTCGGATGCCCACATAAAATCTGTCTTGGTAGGGACAAGCATCAGTGTGATGATAGAAAATGGGGATATGCAGTTAGGCACATGGCAAGGCATATACTTCTGTGAATTTGACGGTCCAAGGCATAGAAAAGTGTACGTTAAAATAGTGTAA
- a CDS encoding HelD family protein has translation MERTNDYQLELKYLNRTIDFIEDEIYRLKQMIMVEKSDIRKLKEEVLNYAPTTPNNFDRLVEVNPYINELKKHIVYYNEILKNLKSLNKMVSSPYFGRFDFVESGSDLLEKIYIGLRTLRDPDTFDIIVYDWRAPISSVFYRFEKGRAFYEAPDGIIEGDVVLKRQYKIENQKLKYYFDCNVVIDDEILREALGRNSTAKMRTIVETIQKEQDKIIRDVDGDVLVVQGVAGSGKTSIALHRIAYLLYFEKDKNLKKDDILIISPNKIFSQYIKNVLPELGEENVNEIIFEDFVKNAIGDVVLVEERSDYVERLSSCEDKVMLDSARLKNSSEFIMVLDRLLSYYERNMIEFKDVYYDGKVLYNRYELKNEFLNDKMNRPIKKRLKRLEMKIFDKIHPFRKERLSKIERFVEDRKGHEFEVKAYSRFLSIKEMRRIKKQVNSFTDINFLDIYRLLFADKDLFKRLSSGLNLDLSEDFFKIAELTCKNIDDGKVYYEDIGPILYLKYKVEGVTAYKQIKHVVIDEAQDYSQIFYEIFKLSFRDAKFTILGDVNQTLDKGINTAFYDLMEKVFAGKRIKKFFMGKSYRSTYEINEFSIGLLKHPPKITPFERHGDKPQLVRKYSFEEICRSIANNASELFADGYKTIGVIAKTKDEADRVYDTMKNFVNVKLLNSKDDEVIEGINIITPYGAKGLEFDVAFVFNASSENYRTEYDRNLLYIACTRALHKLVIYSLGDFCKFIG, from the coding sequence ATGGAGCGAACTAATGATTATCAATTGGAGTTGAAGTACCTTAACAGGACTATCGATTTTATTGAAGATGAAATATACAGATTGAAACAAATGATTATGGTGGAAAAGTCAGATATAAGAAAGCTTAAAGAAGAAGTTTTAAATTATGCACCGACCACACCTAACAATTTTGATAGATTAGTAGAAGTGAACCCATATATCAATGAGCTTAAAAAACATATTGTGTACTATAATGAAATTTTAAAAAATCTTAAATCATTGAATAAAATGGTTAGCTCTCCTTATTTCGGCAGATTTGATTTTGTAGAAAGCGGTTCAGATTTATTAGAAAAAATATACATAGGGCTTAGGACTTTAAGAGATCCAGACACATTTGATATTATCGTATACGATTGGAGAGCGCCCATATCAAGTGTGTTTTACAGGTTTGAAAAAGGCAGAGCCTTTTACGAAGCTCCAGACGGGATTATAGAAGGAGATGTAGTGTTAAAGCGTCAGTACAAGATTGAGAATCAAAAGCTAAAATATTACTTTGACTGCAATGTAGTAATAGACGACGAAATTTTAAGAGAAGCCTTAGGGCGTAATTCTACAGCGAAGATGAGGACAATTGTCGAAACTATTCAAAAAGAACAAGATAAGATAATAAGAGATGTAGATGGAGATGTTTTAGTGGTTCAAGGTGTTGCGGGAAGTGGAAAAACTTCAATAGCATTGCATAGGATAGCCTATTTGCTTTATTTTGAAAAAGATAAAAATTTAAAGAAAGATGATATACTCATAATTTCACCTAATAAAATTTTTAGTCAATATATAAAAAATGTGCTGCCAGAGTTGGGCGAAGAAAATGTAAATGAAATTATCTTTGAGGATTTTGTGAAAAATGCCATAGGCGATGTGGTACTCGTTGAGGAAAGGTCCGATTATGTAGAAAGGCTTTCATCGTGTGAAGACAAAGTCATGTTGGATTCTGCAAGACTTAAAAATTCTTCAGAATTTATTATGGTTTTAGACAGACTTTTATCATACTATGAAAGGAATATGATAGAGTTTAAAGATGTGTATTACGATGGTAAAGTCTTATACAATAGGTATGAGTTAAAGAATGAATTTTTAAATGACAAGATGAACCGGCCAATTAAAAAAAGGCTTAAAAGATTAGAAATGAAGATATTTGATAAAATTCATCCTTTTAGAAAAGAAAGGCTTTCTAAAATTGAAAGATTTGTTGAAGATCGCAAAGGACATGAATTTGAAGTAAAGGCATACAGCCGTTTTTTGTCAATAAAAGAAATGAGGAGGATTAAAAAGCAAGTAAATAGTTTTACAGATATCAATTTCTTAGATATTTATAGATTGCTATTTGCTGATAAAGATTTGTTTAAAAGGCTTTCATCCGGGCTAAACTTAGATTTATCTGAAGATTTTTTTAAGATAGCCGAATTGACTTGTAAAAACATAGATGATGGAAAAGTGTATTACGAAGACATTGGGCCTATATTATATTTGAAGTACAAGGTGGAAGGAGTTACGGCTTACAAACAAATAAAACACGTTGTGATTGATGAAGCACAAGACTATTCACAGATTTTTTATGAGATATTTAAATTGAGTTTTCGTGATGCCAAATTTACCATATTGGGAGATGTGAACCAAACACTTGATAAGGGGATAAATACGGCTTTTTACGATCTTATGGAGAAAGTTTTTGCTGGGAAAAGGATAAAGAAGTTCTTCATGGGAAAAAGTTACAGATCGACTTATGAGATAAATGAATTTTCTATTGGATTGCTTAAACATCCTCCGAAAATAACGCCATTTGAAAGACATGGCGATAAACCACAATTGGTCCGCAAATATAGTTTTGAAGAAATATGCAGAAGCATAGCAAATAATGCTTCGGAACTTTTTGCGGATGGGTATAAGACAATTGGCGTCATTGCAAAGACAAAAGATGAAGCAGATAGAGTCTACGACACCATGAAGAATTTTGTCAATGTGAAACTTTTAAACTCAAAAGATGATGAAGTGATAGAAGGTATAAACATAATTACGCCTTATGGGGCTAAAGGCTTAGAATTCGATGTGGCGTTTGTCTTTAACGCATCAAGTGAAAATTACAGGACCGAATACGACAGAAATCTTTTGTACATTGCATGTACGCGAGCGCTGCATAAACTCGTAATATATTCTCTTGGTGATTTTTGTAAGTTTATAGGGTGA
- a CDS encoding DUF1294 domain-containing protein: MKVFWLIIFVWNIITFAIMGIDKYKATHEKWRIKERTLFLLSFLLGGIGVFCGMYIFHHKTKHISFKVLVPLAVFTNILSLYFLHKILSINHF, encoded by the coding sequence GTGAAAGTATTTTGGTTAATTATCTTTGTGTGGAATATTATTACGTTTGCCATTATGGGCATAGACAAGTACAAAGCTACTCATGAAAAGTGGAGGATTAAAGAAAGAACTCTTTTTCTTTTATCATTTTTGCTGGGAGGTATAGGCGTTTTTTGCGGTATGTACATATTCCACCATAAGACAAAGCACATAAGCTTCAAAGTTTTAGTACCTTTGGCTGTATTTACAAATATACTGTCTTTATACTTTTTGCATAAGATTTTAAGCATCAATCATTTTTAG
- a CDS encoding DUF438 domain-containing protein, producing the protein MENRVDKLADVLRRLNNSEDPETVKSEAKELIEDLTAEELSLAEQKLVDEGMQAEELRGLCSVHMEMLEGQLNGLKESLPHDHVLQTLILEHDEILKLLDKLELLNIKIQKMSSPQEDRALLSDLNETAEGILSAEKHHKREEDVLFPELEKLGITGPTRIMRLEHDEIRLRKRSLVELANNVDYIDFADFKYRVKELSSYIVFNMRDHIFKENYILYPTAYEAIVDDNLWADMKNRCDEIGYCPFTPLK; encoded by the coding sequence ATGGAAAATAGAGTCGATAAATTAGCAGACGTACTTAGAAGGCTTAACAATAGCGAAGATCCTGAGACGGTAAAAAGCGAGGCAAAAGAATTGATAGAAGACCTTACTGCTGAAGAACTATCTTTAGCAGAGCAAAAGCTAGTTGATGAAGGAATGCAGGCAGAAGAATTGAGAGGACTTTGTTCCGTTCACATGGAAATGCTGGAAGGACAGTTAAACGGCTTGAAAGAATCTTTGCCTCACGATCACGTATTGCAAACACTTATATTAGAACACGATGAAATACTAAAGCTTCTTGACAAATTAGAGCTTTTAAACATAAAGATTCAGAAGATGTCGTCCCCACAAGAAGACAGAGCCTTGTTATCAGATTTAAATGAAACTGCAGAAGGCATTTTAAGCGCTGAAAAGCACCACAAAAGAGAAGAAGATGTATTGTTCCCTGAGCTTGAAAAGTTGGGTATAACAGGTCCAACAAGGATAATGCGGCTTGAACACGATGAAATAAGATTAAGGAAAAGAAGTTTGGTAGAGCTTGCAAATAACGTTGACTACATCGATTTTGCAGATTTTAAATACAGAGTGAAAGAACTATCAAGCTACATCGTATTTAATATGAGAGATCACATCTTTAAAGAAAATTACATCTTATATCCCACAGCCTATGAGGCAATCGTCGATGATAATTTATGGGCTGACATGAAAAATAGGTGCGATGAAATAGGATACTGCCCATTTACACCGTTAAAGTAA
- a CDS encoding bacteriohemerythrin → MITWKEDFRLGIGEIDKQHKRLFDIANEAYDLLKNEFAIDKYDHIVDIIKDLKDYTIYHFDYEENYMKSIGFKKLLSHKVLHDDFKEKINNIDLDKIDQNQDEYIKDILNFLVDWIEKHILKDDRLYAEKQ, encoded by the coding sequence ATGATAACTTGGAAAGAAGATTTCAGGCTTGGCATTGGCGAGATTGATAAGCAGCATAAGAGGCTTTTTGATATTGCAAACGAAGCGTACGATTTATTGAAGAATGAATTTGCCATTGATAAATACGATCATATTGTAGACATAATAAAAGATCTGAAAGATTATACGATTTACCATTTTGACTATGAAGAAAACTACATGAAAAGCATAGGCTTTAAAAAGTTGCTTTCTCATAAAGTGTTGCACGATGATTTTAAAGAGAAGATCAACAACATAGACTTAGATAAGATAGATCAAAATCAAGACGAATACATAAAAGACATTTTAAACTTTTTGGTGGATTGGATTGAAAAGCACATATTGAAAGATGATAGGTTATATGCAGAAAAGCAATAA
- a CDS encoding Cof-type HAD-IIB family hydrolase — protein MKYKMVVADADGTLLDDKKKISEATKNSVKKFRNIGGIFTLATGRGIISATPYIKELDIDVPVILFNGCVIYDHINKRILHENYLSDDLYKLIAKKWQEGKYDVDILVYSIDGIFVNKISDFIKSYMEIEHVKCDLIEDLSKLDKIIKVLFRGNRNTSLELVDEIRQLSNEPFTCVQSDEYFIEILPYGITKGSALIKLCDILNVDINQVVAIGDQDNDKEMIIKAGFGVAMGNADDVIKSSANYVTKSNLEDGVSDIIEKIIQDEL, from the coding sequence ATGAAATACAAAATGGTTGTAGCAGACGCAGATGGAACTTTGTTAGATGACAAAAAAAAGATCTCTGAAGCCACGAAAAATAGTGTAAAAAAGTTTCGCAATATTGGAGGTATTTTTACATTAGCAACAGGTAGGGGCATCATATCAGCAACTCCATACATAAAAGAACTTGATATCGATGTGCCTGTCATACTTTTTAACGGATGTGTAATATACGATCACATAAATAAAAGAATACTGCATGAAAATTATCTTTCTGATGATTTGTACAAGCTTATAGCAAAAAAATGGCAAGAGGGAAAATACGACGTAGACATTCTTGTATACAGTATAGACGGCATATTTGTCAATAAGATATCCGATTTCATCAAATCATACATGGAAATAGAACACGTAAAATGCGATTTAATCGAAGATCTCAGCAAACTTGATAAAATTATAAAGGTGCTTTTCAGAGGAAATAGAAACACATCTTTAGAGCTTGTAGACGAAATAAGGCAGTTATCCAATGAACCATTTACATGCGTACAGTCAGACGAATATTTTATAGAAATTCTCCCTTACGGCATTACAAAAGGATCTGCACTCATAAAATTATGTGATATTCTCAATGTAGACATTAATCAGGTTGTAGCAATAGGCGATCAAGACAATGACAAAGAAATGATAATCAAAGCAGGATTTGGTGTCGCTATGGGAAATGCTGATGATGTCATAAAAAGTAGTGCTAATTATGTGACAAAATCTAATTTAGAAGATGGTGTCAGCGATATAATAGAAAAAATTATACAGGATGAACTTTAA
- a CDS encoding serine hydrolase, producing MLFLYLLMLAVVFMPVISYGDNGLPQFQFGSRLLYTGTYGTDVSELQSILNSIGFNTGTIDGIFGNNTLNGVLDFQKAENLVVDGIVGPNTYNAIQNGLWENPVVYDVQPNDNIYFIAKKYGTSVQDILDENGLSDNASLYVGEKLLIPHPPVTVPQQLDNASNYQQLKDNIETLLSQHTGNYGVYFIDLNSGETFDINGYGSFIAASTYKVPLNFYVYTLITEGKIDPNMEVQYTSQDYEGGSGSIQYDPVGTYYTIRELSKKSIEESDNIASNMLMRVVGYDNYLNFIKSLGAYVVPYSDNVTSPRDLSIYMEDILNYANAYSSTSGELLSYLENTIYNDRISYPLPSNITVAHKIGNLSNVVNDTAIVFYPSKPYILTVMGNNVDGSDNSDAYTVIREISKMVYDFQNSH from the coding sequence ATGTTGTTTTTATATCTATTAATGTTAGCTGTAGTTTTCATGCCTGTCATATCATACGGTGATAACGGACTTCCGCAGTTTCAGTTCGGTTCAAGATTGTTGTACACTGGGACCTACGGCACTGATGTATCAGAGCTACAAAGCATATTAAATAGTATTGGCTTTAATACAGGTACTATCGATGGTATTTTTGGCAACAACACATTAAATGGAGTATTAGATTTTCAAAAAGCAGAAAATTTGGTTGTAGACGGAATTGTAGGACCTAATACTTACAATGCTATTCAAAATGGTTTGTGGGAAAATCCAGTCGTCTATGATGTACAACCAAATGACAATATCTATTTCATAGCGAAAAAATACGGGACATCTGTTCAAGATATTCTGGATGAAAACGGACTGAGTGACAATGCGTCTTTATACGTTGGCGAGAAGTTGCTTATACCACATCCGCCAGTGACAGTACCGCAACAGCTTGACAATGCCTCTAATTATCAGCAGCTTAAAGACAATATTGAGACGCTGCTTAGTCAGCATACAGGAAATTACGGAGTATACTTCATAGACTTAAATTCTGGCGAGACTTTTGATATAAATGGTTATGGATCCTTTATTGCTGCCAGCACATATAAAGTACCTCTAAATTTTTATGTGTATACACTTATAACCGAAGGGAAAATAGATCCGAATATGGAAGTCCAGTATACATCACAGGATTATGAAGGTGGTTCAGGTTCTATACAGTACGATCCTGTTGGAACTTATTATACAATTAGGGAGCTTTCAAAAAAATCTATAGAAGAAAGCGACAATATAGCATCAAATATGTTGATGAGAGTTGTAGGATATGACAATTATTTGAATTTCATAAAAAGTTTAGGTGCTTATGTTGTGCCATATTCAGATAATGTTACATCTCCAAGGGATTTAAGCATCTACATGGAGGATATATTAAATTATGCAAATGCATACAGCAGTACGTCAGGGGAGCTTCTAAGTTATCTTGAAAATACTATTTATAACGATAGGATATCATATCCTTTGCCAAGCAATATAACTGTTGCTCATAAGATTGGCAATCTTTCCAATGTGGTAAATGATACTGCGATAGTATTTTATCCGTCAAAACCGTATATATTGACGGTGATGGGCAATAATGTTGACGGATCTGATAATTCAGATGCCTATACTGTAATAAGAGAAATCTCAAAAATGGTATACGACTTCCAGAATAGCCATTAA
- a CDS encoding GNAT family N-acetyltransferase, which translates to MKDLAGEKDNRFKVRFAVESDVPLILNFIKDLAEYEKLLSEVVATEELLKEFLFERKVAEVVIGEYDGEPVGFALFFHNFSTFLGRPGIYLEDLYIKPEMRGKGFGKIMLAFLAKLALERNCGRLEWSCLDWNEPSIKFYRQIGAVPMDEWTVYRVHDKALMDLAKRFDEFFT; encoded by the coding sequence ATGAAAGATTTGGCAGGTGAAAAAGATAACAGATTCAAAGTAAGATTTGCAGTAGAAAGTGATGTACCGCTTATATTAAACTTTATAAAGGATCTGGCGGAATATGAAAAACTTTTGTCAGAAGTTGTGGCGACAGAGGAACTATTAAAAGAATTTCTATTTGAACGTAAAGTGGCAGAAGTCGTCATAGGGGAGTACGATGGAGAACCTGTAGGATTTGCATTGTTTTTTCACAATTTTTCTACATTTTTAGGGCGACCTGGCATTTATCTTGAGGATTTGTACATAAAGCCTGAGATGAGAGGTAAAGGATTTGGCAAAATAATGTTGGCGTTTTTGGCTAAATTAGCCTTGGAAAGAAATTGCGGCAGGCTTGAATGGAGCTGTCTCGACTGGAATGAGCCTTCTATTAAATTTTATAGGCAAATAGGTGCTGTACCTATGGACGAGTGGACTGTATATAGAGTACATGATAAAGCATTGATGGATCTTGCAAAAAGGTTTGATGAATTCTTTACGTAA
- a CDS encoding GNAT family N-acetyltransferase — translation MGYKLDKDEIKNGYTTEAVKRGIDIIFNDFKLHRIEANIMPKNKPSLKVVEKLGFYNEGIAYKYLKINGKWEDHIHMVLLNDKV, via the coding sequence TTGGGGTATAAATTAGACAAAGATGAAATCAAAAATGGGTATACTACTGAAGCGGTTAAAAGAGGAATTGATATAATTTTTAATGATTTTAAGTTGCACAGAATTGAAGCGAATATCATGCCCAAAAATAAGCCATCATTAAAAGTAGTCGAAAAATTAGGATTTTACAATGAAGGAATAGCATATAAATATCTGAAAATTAATGGTAAATGGGAAGACCATATACACATGGTTTTATTAAACGACAAAGTGTGA
- a CDS encoding nucleotidyltransferase domain-containing protein, with protein MNVLRKIYEKLNDTNINWVITGSTAFAIQGIPFKPNDVDIQTDKEGAYKIEECFKEFVIAKVCFSSNGKISSHFGRLEIDGIKVEIMGDIQKNINGTWEEPVNLEKYKRYITLQDMRIPVLDLEYECEAYLKMGRVEKVILIKKYINQMKNEDGTIFSFDGLN; from the coding sequence ATGAATGTATTACGGAAGATATATGAAAAATTAAATGACACAAATATAAATTGGGTTATTACAGGAAGTACTGCTTTTGCTATTCAAGGTATTCCTTTTAAGCCAAATGATGTAGATATTCAAACTGACAAAGAAGGTGCATATAAGATAGAGGAATGCTTCAAAGAATTTGTTATAGCAAAAGTATGTTTTTCATCTAATGGCAAAATATCATCGCACTTTGGCCGCCTTGAAATCGATGGTATAAAGGTTGAAATCATGGGGGACATACAAAAAAATATAAATGGTACATGGGAAGAACCGGTGAATTTAGAAAAATATAAAAGATATATAACTCTACAAGATATGAGAATTCCTGTTTTAGATTTGGAATATGAATGTGAGGCGTATCTAAAAATGGGTAGAGTAGAAAAAGTTATATTGATTAAAAAATATATAAATCAGATGAAAAATGAAGACGGTACTATTTTTTCATTTGACGGTTTAAATTAA
- a CDS encoding thioredoxin family protein, producing the protein MVIKILGSGCANCKKLEANVREAVKEMGIKATIEKVQDFKDIMSYGVMKTPALVVDEQVKVMGRVPSVEDIKKYL; encoded by the coding sequence ATGGTAATTAAAATTTTAGGTTCAGGATGTGCTAATTGTAAAAAATTAGAGGCTAATGTCAGGGAGGCTGTAAAAGAAATGGGTATTAAAGCCACTATTGAAAAAGTGCAGGATTTTAAGGACATTATGTCTTATGGTGTAATGAAAACGCCTGCGCTAGTAGTGGATGAGCAGGTAAAAGTGATGGGAAGAGTTCCGTCAGTGGAAGATATAAAAAAATACTTGTAA
- a CDS encoding permease, whose amino-acid sequence MNILALIFGWLNEQLLKMTWLSELVRLLVEKAFHLSVNGRLGASIHFFIYDTIKIFILLSVLIFVISYIQSYFPPERTKKILGGIKGIKGNILGALLGTITPFCSCSSIPIFIGFTSAGLPLGVTFSFLISSPLVDLASLLLLMSFFGAKIAIAYVVVGLILAVIGGTLIDKLSLENYVEGYVREIENVDAEVPEMTRKERIFYSKEQVRDIIQRVWLYVLIGVGIGATVHNWVPQSIIENVVGGNNPFAVLFVTVVGIPMYADIFGTLPIAEALFAKGVGVGTVLSFMMAVTALSLPSMIMLSKVVKSKLLAIFVFIVSTGIILIGYLFNAFSYIFV is encoded by the coding sequence ATGAATATATTGGCTCTGATATTTGGTTGGTTAAATGAGCAACTATTAAAAATGACATGGCTTTCAGAACTTGTAAGGCTTCTTGTAGAAAAGGCATTTCACTTGTCCGTTAATGGCAGGCTTGGTGCAAGCATCCATTTCTTTATTTATGATACCATAAAGATTTTTATATTATTATCGGTCTTGATATTTGTTATATCCTATATCCAGAGTTATTTCCCACCAGAAAGGACAAAGAAGATTCTCGGAGGGATAAAAGGTATTAAAGGGAATATACTTGGGGCATTGCTTGGAACGATAACGCCTTTCTGCAGTTGCTCCAGCATACCGATTTTTATAGGCTTTACATCGGCTGGATTGCCTTTGGGGGTTACCTTTTCGTTTCTAATATCCTCTCCGCTTGTGGATTTGGCATCACTGCTATTGTTAATGTCATTCTTTGGTGCAAAAATTGCCATAGCCTATGTTGTTGTAGGCTTGATTTTGGCGGTTATCGGAGGGACTTTGATTGACAAATTGAGCCTTGAAAATTATGTAGAAGGATATGTAAGAGAAATCGAAAATGTTGACGCAGAAGTGCCTGAAATGACCCGTAAGGAGAGAATATTCTATTCAAAGGAACAGGTTAGGGATATTATCCAAAGAGTGTGGTTATATGTATTAATCGGTGTCGGTATAGGGGCAACCGTTCATAATTGGGTTCCTCAATCAATCATAGAAAACGTGGTTGGAGGCAATAATCCATTTGCGGTATTGTTTGTTACTGTAGTTGGTATTCCAATGTATGCTGATATATTCGGTACTTTGCCGATAGCTGAAGCGTTATTTGCAAAAGGAGTAGGAGTGGGGACGGTGTTGTCATTTATGATGGCGGTAACAGCTCTATCTCTTCCTTCTATGATTATGCTTAGCAAGGTTGTAAAGTCTAAACTTTTAGCAATCTTTGTATTCATCGTATCAACAGGGATTATATTAATTGGATATTTATTTAATGCATTTTCATATATTTTTGTATAA